One genomic segment of bacterium includes these proteins:
- a CDS encoding copper amine oxidase N-terminal domain-containing protein — translation MESRVGLRPVVGLLPVVLLALGGLSPALAEAPPAILIGDEVMVPMRTVMDWLGGTMTYTQGKVTAVRGEDAISLAVGSTEATVNGRPQPVVVPPTVRGGVLYVALKFMTGSLDATSRYRLREREVTMRHEGLAPLVLAITLPTPAELAVAVFKAYLRQGPMAEREGKKLCVCFDPLQYPWMRGKGPAFMTDDNDLAQWPYTDRRFRKLLQQQGWKKGDLWFPYEVTDRTADCVSIQFSHRWWGATVDLRYDGVRWRPVLLSAFDEGVDREYNWAVATRGAEYRLTQQQ, via the coding sequence ATGGAATCGCGAGTTGGACTGCGCCCCGTCGTGGGACTGTTGCCGGTGGTCCTGCTGGCCCTGGGCGGGCTGTCGCCGGCCCTGGCGGAGGCTCCCCCCGCCATCCTGATCGGCGATGAGGTGATGGTGCCGATGCGCACGGTCATGGACTGGCTGGGAGGCACGATGACGTACACGCAGGGGAAGGTCACAGCGGTGCGCGGCGAGGATGCCATCAGCCTGGCGGTGGGCAGCACGGAGGCCACGGTCAACGGCCGCCCCCAACCGGTCGTGGTGCCCCCGACGGTGCGTGGCGGAGTGCTCTACGTCGCACTCAAGTTCATGACGGGCAGCCTCGATGCCACCTCCCGGTACCGCCTGCGGGAGCGCGAGGTGACGATGCGTCACGAGGGCCTGGCGCCGCTGGTCCTGGCCATCACCCTCCCTACCCCCGCTGAACTGGCGGTGGCGGTGTTCAAGGCGTACCTACGCCAGGGGCCGATGGCCGAGAGGGAGGGCAAGAAGCTCTGCGTCTGCTTCGACCCGCTCCAGTACCCGTGGATGCGAGGCAAGGGCCCCGCGTTCATGACGGACGACAACGATCTGGCCCAGTGGCCCTATACCGACCGGCGGTTCCGCAAGCTCCTGCAGCAGCAAGGGTGGAAGAAGGGCGACCTGTGGTTCCCATACGAGGTGACAGACCGGACGGCAGACTGCGTGTCGATCCAGTTCAGCCATCGCTGGTGGGGAGCCACCGTGGACTTGCGGTACGATGGGGTGCGGTGGCGACCCGTGCTGCTGAGTGCCTTCGACGAAGGGGTGGACCGGGAGTACAACTGGGCCGTGGCGACTCGCGGCGCGGAGTACCGCCTGACGCAGCAGCAGTAG